A single window of Periophthalmus magnuspinnatus isolate fPerMag1 chromosome 22, fPerMag1.2.pri, whole genome shotgun sequence DNA harbors:
- the LOC117390804 gene encoding 14-3-3 protein theta-like, which translates to MEIEELIQRAKLAEQAERFEDMANCMKSVTQKGEKLSIEHRNLLSVAYKNVVGARRSAWRMLTSIGSKTDPSESKHKLVKEYQEKVEEELKTICHTVLELLDQYLIPDSKDNAESYVFYLKMKGDYFRYLAEVASEADKKDTTANSKKAYEDALEFCKAEMDPTHPIRLGLALNFSVFYYEILNSPKEACTLAKEAFDAAIAELDKLNEESYKDSTLIMQLLRDNLTLWTSDNAGEEGDGEGDGGEAENDN; encoded by the exons atggaaatagaagagctCATCCAGAGGGCCAAGCTGGCAGAGCAAGCTGAGCGCTTTGAAGACATGGCCAACTGCATGAAGAGCGTCACACAGAAGGGCGAAAAGCTGTCAATAGAGCACAGGAACCTGCTGTCGGTGGCGTATAAAAACGTGGTCGGGGCGAGGCGGTCTGCATGGAGGATGCTCACCAGCATTGGGTCCAAAACAGACCCGAGCGAGTCTAAACACAAGCTGGTCAAGGAGTATCAGGAGaaagtggaggaggagctgaaaaCGATCTGCCACACTGTCTTG GAGCTGCTGGATCAATATTTAATTCCAGACTCTAAGGACAATGCTGAGAgctatgttttttatttgaagaTGAAGGGAGACTACTTCCGTTACCTTGCTGAGGTAGCCAGTGAGGCTGATAAAAAGG ACACTACTGCAAATTCCAAAAAGGCATATGAGGATGCACTGGAATTCTGTAAGGCGGAGATGGATCCTACTCATCCCATTCGCCTGGGCTTGGCTCTGAATTTCTCAGTCTTCTATTATGAAATTCTCAACTCACCCAAGGAAGCCTGCACTCTGGCAAAAGAA GCCTTCGATGCAGCCATTGCTGAACTGGACAAACTAAATGAGGAGTCCTACAAAGACAGCACTCTGATCATGCAGCTATTGAGAGACAACCTCACA CTATGGACCTCTGATAATGCTGGTGAAGAGGGTGATGGcgagggagatggaggagaggctGAAAATGACAACTAA